Part of the Vibrio sp. SCSIO 43137 genome, AACCGAACTTAATTAAAATTCTATAGGGGGAATTTTACAGTGAACGTTCTCGGATACTTTCAAAAAGTAGGTAAAGCACTGATGGTACCAGTTGCAACATTGCCTGCTGCAGCAATACTAATGGGGATCGGCTACTGGCTGGATCCAACTGGTTGGGGTGGAAACAATGCGCTGGCGGCTTTCTTAATTAAAGCAGGTGCAGCCATCATTGATAACATGTCTGTGCTGTTTGCAATTGGCGTTGCATACGGTCTGTCGAAAGATAAAGACGGTGCTGCCGCTCTGGCTGGCTTTGTCTGCTACATGGTAATTACTACACTATGTGGTGCAGGTGCGGTAGAAGCTATCGGCCTTGTTACTTTAGATGAAGGTTCTACTCTGGCTTTCAATAAGATCAATAACCAGTTTATCGGTATTCTGTCTGGTATCGTTGCCGCTGAGTTGTACAACCGTTACTACCAAGTTGAACTGCATAAAGCACTCGCCTTCTTTAGTGGGAAACGTCTGGTTCCTATCTTAACCTCTTTCGCTGCTATTGTGATTTCATTTGTGCTTATGTTTATCTGGCCGGTTGTGTTTGGCGGTCTGATTTCTCTGGGTGAAAGCATTGTTGGTTTAGGTGAAGTAGGTTCTGGTATCTACGGCTTCTTCAACCGCCTGCTGATTCCTGTTGGTCTGCACCACGCACTTAACTCAGTGTTCTGGTTCGATATGGCGGGCATTAACGACCTTGGTAACTGGTGGACTCCGAATGCAGTAGAAGCTGGTGTTGGTGTTGTTGGTGAAACAGGCCGCTATATGGCTGGTTTCTTCCCGATTATGATGTTTGGTCTGCCGGGTGCCGCTCTTGCTATCTACCATACTGCCCGTCCTGAACATAAAGCGCGTGTAGCTTCTATTATGATTGCTGCAGGTTTCGCATCGTTCTTCACAGGTGTAACTGAGCCGCTAGAGTTCTCCTTTATGTTCCTTGCTCCGGTA contains:
- the nagE gene encoding N-acetylglucosamine-specific PTS transporter subunit IIBC, translated to MNVLGYFQKVGKALMVPVATLPAAAILMGIGYWLDPTGWGGNNALAAFLIKAGAAIIDNMSVLFAIGVAYGLSKDKDGAAALAGFVCYMVITTLCGAGAVEAIGLVTLDEGSTLAFNKINNQFIGILSGIVAAELYNRYYQVELHKALAFFSGKRLVPILTSFAAIVISFVLMFIWPVVFGGLISLGESIVGLGEVGSGIYGFFNRLLIPVGLHHALNSVFWFDMAGINDLGNWWTPNAVEAGVGVVGETGRYMAGFFPIMMFGLPGAALAIYHTARPEHKARVASIMIAAGFASFFTGVTEPLEFSFMFLAPVLYLVHAVLTGVSLFIADMMNWTAGFGFSAGLVDMVLSAQNPLANKWYMLIVQGFAFFAIYYFVFRWAITTFKLKTPGREDEDAVEAKSSGVSEDSAVLAKKYLKVLGGHDNLQNIDACITRLRLTVKDMEIVDEAKLKALGAMGVVKLGNNNLQVILGPLAEIIAGEMKNIPASEDLVEVQVP